The sequence AATACATAAACATACTGATCTTTTAATCCATGATAGGTTAAATAGGTATGTCTTTTCTTTTCGATTAGACATGTATTTTTTTGTTGTAAAAATGAAACCAAAAATTCAGTATCCATAAGTGGGTCTCCTTAGTTATCAATGTAAGAATGTTAGTATCTAATAATTATAAAACATTTTGTTAACATTTGGTACTATCAATCGTGGAAGTAAGGAATGTTTTTTTTTTTTATACTACACTTGTTCATAACATTTATGAATGTGGCTACTTTAAAACTATGAATGCCAGTTTTGGTTTTTTCTAAAAGAGACAATAAATACTTTTAATTATCTTATTTATTCTAAATCACCTCTTTTAAAAAAGTTATGGTTTTAAAGTAACTGCTTTTAATTAGCAGTAGGGATCAAGAGAAAGTGGGATGGAAATCATGAAAAAAATGATGTGGGTAATGATGATCGTTGGTGTGGTAAGCTTATTTAGTGGTTGTGGCAAAAAGCAAGCAGATGAAAAAGCACAAACAATTGCTAATCAAGTCTTAGCAGATGTTAATAAACAATTGAATCCAGATAAAAAAATTGCTTTGGACGATATTGATTTGGAAGTATATAAAGACCAAAACAATCAATACGTAGCAAGAATTTTAGTTCCACAAGCAAAACATTCATTCTATTATAGTGCAAGTGATAGTCAAAAAGTGGAAAAATCCAATATGAGTAGTGAAAATTTCCAAAAAGAACTAAAAAAACAAAAAATGGAAAATGTATATAAAGTGATGAATATTTCTTTTTAGCATCACACTTGTAGGAGACTCTATAAATTTAATTAACAAGGAGGATTAGCAGATTGATAGCTAATCCTCTTTGTTTAAGGTAAATATGCAATCGCGCGAACAGGAAACCCAGGTGCATCTAAAATATTAGGGAAACTAATCGAAATATAGGCACCTGTTGCAGGAAGGATGTCTAGGTTTTTTAATACTTCTACTTGATACTTATCTTGACTTAAAATATAAAGCTCTGCAAGTAAAGCATTGTTCTTCCGAAACTGCTTCGAACTATCTGTATCAAGTGTTTCATGACCAATTGCCGTAATATTTCTTGTTTCACATAGATAGTTTAAGGCTTCCAAACTCCAGCCTGGTGTATGTGCATTGTCATCAGCATCGAGATTATAAAAATTTTCTTTACTATCCCAGCGTTTGGACCAACCGCTTGAAAAAGCGACAAAAGCATCTTCAGGCAGCGTTCCGTGAGTGGCTTCAAAATCTAAAATATCTTGTAAGCTCACTTCGTAATCAGGATTAGCTTGAACTTCTTTTTCTTTATGGATGACATAAAGTGGCAATAAGAGCTCTTTTAGGTCTAACTCTTGCAGGTATCTTTTTTGTTTTGCAAAATGGATTGGTGCATCTATGTGTGTTCCATACTGAGTTGCAAGGGTATACTCCTTGGCAAAGAAGCCATCTTGTTCTAGTGTGAAAAGTGTTTTCTCTTTTAACGGTTTGAAAGCAGAAAAGTGTGGGATATTCTCATGAATCCCATGACTTAGATTAACCCATCTGTGTTTCTTCAATTCTTGGAAAATCGTTGTTAGTTCCATTATTATGCCTCCTTTTTATTTATTTTAACAAAAAAACAAACAAAATGCGGGAAAATTCTGAATTTTTCACTTATGTTTTCTTTAATCTGGCAATTTTAAAAAGATAGGGCCAAATTTCATTACTTATTTTTGCTGTTTTCTAGAAAAAA is a genomic window of Vagococcus entomophilus containing:
- a CDS encoding cyclase family protein translates to MELTTIFQELKKHRWVNLSHGIHENIPHFSAFKPLKEKTLFTLEQDGFFAKEYTLATQYGTHIDAPIHFAKQKRYLQELDLKELLLPLYVIHKEKEVQANPDYEVSLQDILDFEATHGTLPEDAFVAFSSGWSKRWDSKENFYNLDADDNAHTPGWSLEALNYLCETRNITAIGHETLDTDSSKQFRKNNALLAELYILSQDKYQVEVLKNLDILPATGAYISISFPNILDAPGFPVRAIAYLP